From Daphnia pulicaria isolate SC F1-1A chromosome 4, SC_F0-13Bv2, whole genome shotgun sequence, one genomic window encodes:
- the LOC124336002 gene encoding peripheral-type benzodiazepine receptor-associated protein 1-like isoform X2 — MADGWIPADNGGAHKDLRRRISNSAQSLNRFVRLPKPKKCRSWGRQLLRRWSSSGASLFGGFFASTPSAGGSCGSGDVRNPDSPPRSLDADVFASLSSDYVHFGTATPPPKPPRVRRWSTVSDGSCPTDCEGSLTSVQSSGLLQEEEERRLLFLRFQLAGAAGCCSSVELSVGPADGVGQSSGTVAADVGEEMEGAESLRTSGDETHSSGADEEDDDDQHDDSSNGHDWIVTKRKLLRPLSPPPATTSHHHTHGDFRLEDARLLWLGWRLGRPETKPVISERERGLLQRANSLNIHISQLQRNQRILSSENEQLKRQMEMERERPAGQLQRERERQQELQLLRRKNAELAMQTKKLEEKVRSLEKKSKELPAINGERTQQVVTMSRERLIDNKLQLQVHQQQQQQQQQAKQTTNALRWREKEVEMQNRLTEREKEIGRLKEKLRDLTKKLQQEQQHYNSKESLQTQQNGVEWTILSQGSRELEGLLKLVSKERLQLERNFVLATQGLQRSAELDVTRYSALEATNVQLRRQVEQLELLCKEQAEAAQQLSKRQQDREVLAERLKAKTEYSQDLENQLSKVIDKNAELTIENCDLKKQAQELHQFETECQTLRSSLNTVESQCQAAQSEVAQLKEKMAGLDHVLRQMREAAEKKKELEKQHGESVNELRTAQAQLGLLASNKNTEVERAQHSQNIESLQSRIRELERKMELQNVRHDELLLELAALRRNQHHHHSNSSGAGSSHHGSSQSLGATFDLDSRGSSPDSLRYLANGAGSVTRTTPLGQSASNLDALLEMDLAVSNYNLGKSLSQPVVSTSSMSKLTGINSGGSSSSSSHHHSDIERIMAKIEQDNRVLAELDKSRATISSGYSSHNGASGSAGQSMSPSLYGSTSSSVGLTSTGLTTLTNTSSMFFPASSGSNTTAVSTAAADLAHTLSLGVAQQQQHHNSSLVSGGLRSTLTAPGSGGGGSMASMLHPPLSPLSLPALPLDAHSAHSLLHTVPLHSFRHPEPESSADMLEIPGKGRCYVYLAKYTYDPFSQSPNDNPEAEVSLAAGDYVLVWGTMDEDGFYEGELLDGRKGLVPSNFIQRLQGEDLVEFHRAAVLGLQICGDDSSTTSLPRDLLGVSPNHLASGVGGGVGNSSRAGHPSHPSIHQLPSHPQHQQQHQQLQQQQHQLQQQQQQQQGLPHQQPIAANEPIDQAHMPAAGSSQVAFHSPASRSRGINQYDAARQALDWGLMELQEFLEDEELALGVKGEGPVPPPRQLTLERQLNKSILIGWNHPEGAPPESGQIASYHVYVDGILRTTIRAGDRCRALIEGVDSSKPHRISVRSVTLRRRASLDAACTMVIGKEVPSAPTCVRVSHVTATSALISWLPANSNYQHVVCVNHVEVRTVKPGIFRHTISGLSPNTIYRVTVKAKNIRSPHFNTMDETTAKYAEKYCTHVEFRTLPKGVPDPPVDVQVELGPQDGTLLVTWLPVTINSQSGKSNGVPVTGYAVYADGRKVTEVDSPTGDHALLDISSFMGLQAKHVTVRTKARESQSGDSVPTPVPIDLIKNRGGNRNDDVQCPVNNNEMVVDETDVVEHSFGPSEDIVGLWNLSLLASIKDTLESDERPSELSDIAEEPEEYQDCSSDGEMMNETSRGSNNIGRRNFMEQSNNGRGQQGGGGMIQRNQYLNPSMPGPIPSIEITKDTASERSGDSYRGRDGQQGMYDRNKSLPANRNPQMVGGPRNAQGQQQQQQGRDNYYASTTGRNQQQQQNDGYYDQPGNRRGPVARGGNGRQPPMQQQTRIFVALFDYDPPTMSPNPDACDEELPFREGQLIKVRGDKDADGFYWGEVAGRSGYVPCNMVSEVQVDDERVAQELLKESGADGPSHSRTRRNLRAQGQPGHGRDRWGDIYANMPVKRMIALYDYDPQELSPNVDAEVELSFQTGDIIYVYGDMDDDGFYLGELRGQRGLVPSNFLTEAPPDYDPSQPRHKRGGQQQQQQSANMNDKSGGGGQMMQDRGRDSSYYGGNRSRERMDHDRMDPRDGRGMSGAEGPPPPPRTTNHRPSDNSRDRRSDVYSPDRHEGRSMAAVGRDGNNPINNQRFYAEDSFSDVDDRFKGRPDSMDYAYNNGMADPMQQQLQGMNGQQQQQQQQQQPNFNGGTGGPIRNLPMNKTTRGLPPILPDPSVIQQQQQQHPGQPPLNNMMMMNADANNHLYGHANNVAAPQQATTAPTSAPLSSHFSFFGMGGNNQQQQQPQQQQSTGPSLIQKMMGGVGGAATAAAPTTTTSGTTENPVEGLLSKGKDLIFKKFGL, encoded by the exons atggctgACGGATGGATTCCGGCGGACAATGGAGGAGCCCACAAGGATCTCAGGAGGAGGATCTCGAATTCGGCCCAAAGTTTGAACCGATTCGTCCGGCTGCCCAAACCCAAAAAGTGTCGATCGTGGGGCCGTCAGTTGTTGCGACGCTGGTCCAGCAGTGGGGCCAGTCTCTTTGGAGGATTTTTCGCTTCCACTCCGTCGGCCGGTGGATCCTGCGGGAGTGGTGACGTGAGGAATCCGGATTCTCCTCCTCGGTCGCTGGACGCGGATGTTTTCGCTTCGCTGTCGTCGGATTACGTCCACTTTGGGACGGCCACGCCCCCTCCTAAGCCTCCGCGAGTCCGTCGGTGGTCGACAGTCAGCGATGGATCCTGCCCAACCGACTGTGAAGGATCGCTCACTTCTGTGCAGTCGAGCGGATTACtgcaagaggaggaggagcgacggttgttgtttttacggTTCCAGCTGGCGGGCGCAGCTGGATGTTGTTCCAGCGTCGAGTTGTCAGTTGGGCCGGCAGATGGCGTCGGCCAATCCTCAGGTACCGTCGCCGCCGACGTGGGAGAAGAAATGGAAGGGGCGGAGTCATTGCGGACGAGTGGCGATGAAACGCATTCATCCGGTGCggatgaagaagatgacgacgaccaGCACGACGACAGCAGCAACGGCCACGACTGGATCGTCACGAAAAGAAAACTGTTGCGTCCATTATCACCGCCGCCGGCCACCACCTCTCACCACCACACCCACGGCGACTTCCGCTTGGAGGACGCCCGTCTCTTGTGGCTGGGCTGGCGACTAGGCCGTCCGGAG ACGAAGCCGGTGATATCGGAACGAGAGCGCGGACTATTGCAACGGGCCAACAGCCTCAATATCCACATCAGTCAGCTGCAACGGAACCAACGGATCTTGTCCAGCGAGAATGAGCAATTG AAACGTCAAATGGAGATGGAAAGAGAGCGGCCGGCCGGCCAGCTGCAACGGGAACGTGAGCGTCAGCAAGAGCTGCAACTGCTGCGCAGGAAAAATGCCGAGCTGGCCATGCAGACGAAGAAACTGGAAGAGAAAGTCCGCAGTCTGGAAAAG AAATCGAAGGAGCTGCCGGCCATCAACGGTGAGCGGACGCAGCAGGTTGTGACCATGTCCAGGGAGCGGTTGATTGACAACAAGTTGCAACTTCAAGtccaccagcaacaacagcagcaacaacaacaagcgaaACAGACGACAAATGCGTTGCGCTGGCGTGAAAAGGAAGTTGAAATGCAAAATCGCTTGACGGAACGGGAAAAGGAGATTGGCCGTCTCAAGGAGAAGCTCAGGGACCTGACCAAGAAACTACAACAGGAGCAACAACATTACAACAGCAAG GAGTCGCTGCAAACGCAACAAAACGGGGTGGAATGGACCATCTTGTCTCAGGGTTCCAGGGAATTGGAAGGACTTTTGAAACTCGTCTCCAAAGAACGACTCCAGCTGGAACGCAATTTCGTCCTGGCCACTCAG GGATTGCAGCGAAGTGCCGAGCTTGACGTGACTCGCTACTCGGCCTTGGAGGCGACCAACGTCCAGCTCCGGCGGCAGGTGGAACAGCTGGAACTGCTGTGCAAGGAACAGGCCGAAGCGGCCCAGCAGCTCAGCAAAAGGCAACAG GATCGAGAAGTGCTGGCCGAGCGACTTAAAGCCAAAACAGAGTACAGTCAAGACTTG GAGAATCAGCTGAGCAAAGTTATCGACAAGAACGCCGAATTGACCATTGAGAATTGTGACCTGAAGAAACAAGCCCAGGAGCTGCACCAG TTTGAAACGGAATGCCAGACGCTTCGTAGCTCGTTGAACACGGTGGAAAGCCAGTGCCAGGCGGCCCAGAGCGAAGTAGCCCAGCTCAAGGAGAAGATGGCCGGCCTGGATCATGTCCTCAGG CAAATGAGAGAAGCGgccgagaagaaaaaggaattggaAAAACAACATGGAGAGTCGGTCAATGAGTTGCGGACGGCCCAGGCCCAGCTGGGATTGCTGGCCAGCAACAAGAACACGGAAGTGGAGCGGGCACAACATTCTCAGAACATCGAGTCGCTTCAG TCGAGGATTCGCGAGctggaaaggaaaatggaATTGCAGAACGTGAGACACGATGAATTGTTGCTGGAACTGGCGGCCTTGAGACGgaaccagcaccaccaccacagcaacagcagcggaGCTGGAAGCAGCCACCACGGCAGCAGTCAGTCACTAGGAGCCACATTCGATTTAGATTCAAGGGGATCCAGCCCAG ATTCACTGAGGTATTTAGCCAATGGTGCTGGATCGGTGACACGGACAACCCCTCTGGGACAGAGTGCCTCCAATTTAGACGCTCTCCTCGAAATGGACTTGGCCGTCTCGA ATTACAACCTGGGCAAGAGCCTTTCGCAGCCGGTGGTTTCGACGTCTTCCATGTCGAAACTGACGGGCATCAACAGTGGCGGATcgtccagcagcagtagcCATCACCACAGCGACATCGAGCGGATCATGGCCAAAATCGAGCAGGATAACCGAGTGCTGGCCGAGCTGGACAAATCGCGCGCCACAATCA gttCTGGATATTCCAGTCACAACGGGGCGAGTGGATCGGCCGGCCAGTCGATGAGTCCGTCTCTGTACGGCAGCACAAGTTCGTCGGTGGGTTTGACGTCGACGGGTTTGACGACATTGACCAATACGTCGTCCATGTTTTTCCCggccagcagcggcagcaacaCGACGGCCGTCTCGACGGCGGCCGCCGATTTGGCCCACACGCTGAGCTTAGGCgttgcccagcagcagcaacatcaCAATTCATCGCTGGTCTCTGGTGGACTGAGATCGACGCTGACGGCGCCCGGCAGCGGTGGCGGTGGCAGCATGGCCTCGATGTTGCATCCGCCTTTGTCGCCGCTGAGTCTGCCGGCCCTGCCGCTGGACGCCCATTCGGCCCACTCGCTCCTGCACACAGTGCCGCTGCATTCGTTCCGCCACCCGGAGCCCGAGAGCAGCGCCGACATGCTGGAAATACCGGGCAAGGGCCGCTGCTACGTCTACCTGGCCAAGTACACGTACGATCCGTTCAGCCAGTCGCCCAACGACAATCCGGAAGCGGAAGTCTCGCTGGCCGCCGGCGATTACGTCCTCGTCTGGGGTACAATGGATGAG GACGGATTTTACGAGGGAGAATTGCTGGACGGACGCAAAGGTTTGGTCCCATCGAATTTCATCCAGCGGCTGCAGGGTGAGGATTTGGTGGAATTCCACCGGGCGGCCGTTCTGGGCCTGCAGATTTGCGGTGACGACAGCAGCACGACGAGTTTACCTCGTGACCTGCTGGGCGTCAGTCCAAATCACTTGGCCAGCGGCGTCGGCGGCGGAgtcggcaacagcagcagagccGGCCATCCGTCTCATCCGTCGATTCATCAACTTCCATCGCAtccgcagcaccagcagcagcaccagcaactgcaacaacaacaacaccagctacagcaacaacagcaacaacaacaaggtctGCCACACCAACAGCCGATTGCGGCCAACGAGCCCATCGATCAAG CGCATATGCCAGCGGCTGGAAGCAGTCAGGTGGCCTTTCATAGTCCGGCCAGTCGCAGTAGGGGCATCAATCAGT ATGACGCTGCCCGTCAGGCTCTCGACTGGGGTCTGATGGAGTTGCAGGAATTCCTGGAAGACGAGGAGCTGGCCCTAGGAGTCAAAGGAGAAGGACCAG TCCCACCACCGCGTCAGCTGACGCTGGAACGTCAATTGAACAAGTCGATCCTCATCGGCTGGAATCATCCGGAAGGAGCTCCGCCGGAATCGGGACAGATTGCCTCCTATCATGTCTACGTCGACGGAATACTCCGCACCACCATCCGGGCCGGCGACCGATGCCGGGCCCTCATCGAAGGCGTCGATTCCagcaaa ccgCACCGGATTAGCGTCCGCTCTGTGACGCTGAGACGCCGGGCCTCGCTGGACGCTGCCTGCACGATGGTGATTGGCAAGGAAGTTCCGTCTGCTCCGACTTGCGTCCGGGTGAGTCACGTGACGGCCACGTCGGCCCTGATTTCCTGGCTGCCGGCCAACTCGAATTACCAGCACGTCGTCTGCGTCAATCACGTGGAGGTGCGGACGGTCAAGCCGGGCATATTCCGGCACACCATTTCCGGCCTTTCGCCCAACACCATCTACCGGGTGACGGTCAAGGCCAAGAACATCCGCTCGCCGCACTTCAACACGATGGACGAGACGACGGCCAAGTACGCCGAAAAGTATTGCACCCACGTCGAGTTCCGCACGCTGCCCAAGGGCGTGCCCGACCCGCCCGTCGACGTCCAGGTCGAGCTGGGCCCCCAGGACGGCACCTTGCTCGTCACCTGGCTGCCCGTCACCATCAACAGTCAGTCGGGCAAGTCGAACGGCGTCCCCGTCACGGGCTACGCCGTCTACGCCGATGGCCGCAAGGTGACGGAAGTGGACAGCCCAACGGGCGACCACGCCTTACTGGACATTTCCAGCTTCATGGGCCTGCAGGCCAAGCACGTGACGGTGCGGACCAAGGCGAGAGAGAGCCAATCGGGCGACAGCGTGCCCACCCCTGTACCCATCGACCTCATCAAGAACCGTGGCGGCAATCGG AACGATGACGTTCAATGTCCAGTCAATAACAACGAGATGGTAGTAGACGAGACGGACGTAGTGGAACATAGTTTTGGCCCGTCGGAAGACATTGTAGGCCTGTGGAATCTCAGTTTGCTGGCCAGCATCAAG GACACGTTAGAGTCGGATGAACGGCCGTCTGAACTGTCCGACATTGCCGAAGAGCCGGAAGAGTATCAGGACTGCAGTAGCGATGGC gaaatGATGAACGAAACGAGCCGGGGCAGCAACAACATTGGCCGGCGCAATTTCATGGAACAATCCAACAACGGACGAGGCCAGCAGGGTGGCGGTGGCATGATCCAGCGCAATCAGTACCTCAATCCTTCCATGCCCGGACCCATCCCGTCTATCG AAATCACCAAGGATACGGCCAGCGAGCGATCGGGCGATAGCTATCGCGGCCGTGACGGCCAGCAGGGCATGTACGACCGAAACAAATCTCTGCCGGCCAACCGCAACCCGCAGATGGTGGGCGGCCCCAGGAACGCCCagggacagcagcagcagcagcagggacGGGACAACTATTACGCCTCGACGACGGGCAggaatcagcagcagcagcagaatgaCGGCTATTACGATCAGCCGGGCAACAGACGCGGACCAGTGGCTCGCGGTGGCAACGGCCGCCAGCCGCCcatgcagcagcagacgagGATCTTTGTCGCCCTGTTCGACTACGATCCGCCCACCATGTCGCCCAACCCCGACGCCTGCGACGAAGAATTGCCCTTCCGCGAGGGCCAGCTCATCAAA gttcGAGGCGATAAAGACGCTGATGGATTCTATTGGGGCGAAGTGGCCGGCCGTTCTGGATACGTTCCTTGCAACATGGTGTCTGAAGTCCAGGTGGACGACGAGCGGGTCGCCCAGGAGCTCCTCAAA GAGTCTGGAGCCGACGGGCCGAGTCATTCCCGTACCCGGCGCAATTTGCGAGCTCAGGGTCAGCCGGGCCACGGTCGTGACCGCTGGGGCGACATTTACGCCAACATGCCGGTCAAGCGGATGATCGCCCTGTACGACTACGACCCGCAGGAATTGTCGCCCAACGTGGACGCTGAAGTGGAACTTTCCTTCCAGACGGGCGACATCATCTACGTTTACGGTGACATGGACGACGACGGGTTTTACCTGGGCGAGTTGCGCGGCCAGCGCGGGCTGGTCCCTTCCAATTTCCTGACGGAAGCGCCGCCGGATTACGACCCGTCTCAACCGCGTCACAAGCGgggcggccagcagcagcaacagcagtcgGCCAACATGAACGACAAGTCGGGCGGAGGCGGGCAGATGATGCAGGATCGCGGACGGGATTCCAGTTATTACGGCgg AAATCGCAGCCGGGAACGGATGGATCACGATCGAATGGATCCCCGGGATGGACGGGGCATGTCCGGTGCCGAAGGTCCCCCACCTCCTCCACGTACGACCAATCACCGGCCGTCCGACAATTCCCGCGATCGTCGCAGCG ACGTCTACTCGCCTGATCGTCACGAG GGGAGGTCCATGGCGGCGGTCGGGAGAGATGGTAACAACCCGATCAATAACCAACGCTTCTACGCAGAAGACTCTTTCTCCGACGTCGACGATAGATTTAAAG GAAGACCGGATTCGATGGATTACGCCTACAACAACGGAATGGCAGATCCcatgcaacaacaactacagGGCATGaatggacaacaacaacagcaacaacaacaacaacaaccgaatttCAACGGTGGAACGGGTGGGCCCATCCGCAATTTGCCCATGAACAAGACGACGAGAGGCTTGCCGCCCATCCTCCCCGATCCTTCCGTCatccaacagcaacagcagcaacatccCGGTCAACCGCCCCTCAACaacatgatgatgatgaacgcCGATGCCAACAACCACCTTTACGGTCACGCCAACAACGTTGCCGCGCCCCAACAAGCGACGACAGCGCCAACTTCCGCACCCCTGTCTTctcacttttcctttttcgggaTGGGCGGCAacaaccagcagcaacaacagccgcagcaacaacaatcgaCAGGGCCCAGTCTCATCCAGAAAATGATGGGCGGCGTTGGTGGCGCTGCCACCGCTGCCgctccgacgacgacgacgtccggCACGACGGAAAATCCAGTCGAGGGCCTTTTATCCAAAGGAAAAGATTTGATATTCAAGAAATTCGGCCTCTAA